A window of Castanea sativa cultivar Marrone di Chiusa Pesio chromosome 1, ASM4071231v1 contains these coding sequences:
- the LOC142634374 gene encoding uncharacterized protein LOC142634374, protein MTRMFEPQLGKNIEVYVDDMVVKSKMVFEHMGDLGNIFEILRKHKLRLNASKCSFRMGSGKFLGYMVTNRGIEVNPDQPPVMSRPKEDEVLFVYIAVASHTVSLVLVRVDNGVQRLVYYVSKSLHEAEIHYLPLEKAILEVVHDTRKFPHYFQSNTVVVLTQLLLKSIRQSADYTGRISKWGTTLGAFDIKYMPRTSVKGQVLVDLVTEFAEPSVEEELEDRDPRMQEYLNQVRHLQSKFESFTLVQVPRSKNTHADSLATLTTSSAQSLPRVILVEDLCKPTEMKGEMVRVHQIKVGPSWMDSIVLFLKEDILPKEKSEANKVRRKAPRLCLFEDQKLYKRSFLGPYLQCIHPEATELLLKELHERICGSHAGGRFLSHKALTQEYWWPNMQREA, encoded by the exons atgactaggatgttcgaGCCACAACTAGGTAAAAATATTGAGGtctatgtagatgacatggtagtgaagagtaagatggTGTTTGAGCACATGGGAGACCTGGGAAATATCTTTGAGATACTAAGGAAacacaagttgcgcctcaatgcTTCCAAATGTTCCTTTCGCATGGGATCAGGTAAATTcctaggttatatggtcactAATCGCGGAATTGAGGTCAATCCTGATCAG CCACCTGTTATGTCCAGACCCAAGGAGGATGAGGTTTTATTTGTCTATATCGCGGTGGCTTCCCATACTGTTAGTTTGGTGCTGGTACGGGTTGACAATGGTGTGCAGAGGCTGGTTTACTACGTGAGCAAGTCATTACATGAAGCAGAGATCCATTACCTACCATTGGAGAAGGCCATTTTGGAAGTGGTGCACGATACGCGTAAGTTCCCCCACTACTTCCAATCTAatacagttgttgttttaaCCCAACTTCTGCTCAAATCAATACGTCAGAGTGCTGATTACACTGGAAGAATATCCAAATGGGGTACGACCTTGGGGGCCTTTGATATTAAGTACATGCCCCGTACCTCTGTTAAAGGACAAGTTCTTGTAGACCTAGTAACCGAGTTTGCTGAACCTtct GTGGAAGAAGAATTGGAGGACAGGGAtccgagaatgcaagaatacttaaATCAGGTGAGACATTTACAGTCAAAGTTTGAGTCTTTCACCTTAGTGCAAGTCCCCAGAAGCAAGAATACCCATGCTGACTCCCTGGCCACCCTCACAACGTCCTCGGCACAGAGCTTACCTcgagttatccttgttgaagaccTGTGCAAGCCTACAGAGATGAAAGGCGAGATGGTCCGAGTTCATCAGATCAaggtgggacctagttggatggactcTATAGTGCTATTCCTTAAAGAAGATATCTTACCCAAGGAGAAGTCCGAGGCGAACAAGGTACGTAGAAAGGCTCCTCGGTTATGTCTATTTGAGGATCAAAAGCtatacaaacgctcttttttAGGACCATACCTACAATGTATACACCCTGAAGCAACAGAGCTACTTCTAAAAGAATTGCATGAAAGGATTTGTGGTAGTCATGCAGGAGGTAGATTTTTATCTCATAAGGCACTCACCCAAGAGTactggtggccaaatatgcaaagGGAAGCTTAA